The Mycolicibacterium smegmatis genome has a window encoding:
- the eccCb gene encoding type VII secretion protein EccCb — protein sequence MEKTGRSDAGTGEVLIDAPPEVPRATPVPVVTRVLPVVLVVAMVGMMVVYFRSGVATGRGPAVMFFPVMMAMSVLATLAYSLRGNGGSAELERDRREYLRYLDGLDVLAAETACAQWQMLHDTFPEPAVLWMLVDSDRRWERDTGHRHFLEVRIGMGTRPLQTRLVAPESTGGAERDPVTVEALEALLRARSTVDDVPVTVRLGGHYRLTGPDEQVGGLVRAVLCQLATWHSPRDVKIAAALHADDRWDWLKWLPHHTNAPYDGAAHLVIVADSPVSDTLPDGATVLGLGSDATDASATRIDVEHDEVRIATVSARPDTMTTEQALACARRLARYRAEAASARRSDWANLLGVDDISHLDIERVWQNLDPRQRLRVPIGISDHEVRVDLDLNEAARGGSGPHGLCIGATGSGKSEFLRTLVLGLITTHSPDALNLVLVDFKGGATFLGLASAPHISALITNLSDEAAMVARMADALAGEMTRRQELLRAANVGSAAEYTRTDGRPPLPTLLVVVDEFSELLHQQPDFADLFVAIGRLGRSLGIHLLLASQRLDEGRLRGLESHLSYRICLKTFSAAESRAVLGVADAHDLPNTPGAAYLKTPSGEITRFQTAFVSGRYDVAPVDRPDHRVRPFTARPPADQLCRSSTQTTLEATVARLLGHGTPAHRVWLSPLPRAIPLSDVLMADPEPLTAAIGLVDRPFEQRRDRLLVDLSGAAGNVVIVGGPQSGKSTAARTLMVALSATHDPADVQMYGLDLGGGALCALTALPHVGAVAGRRDTDLARRIVTQLHDVIRARERTFEVLGVDSMADYRARRAAGECRDDPYGDVFLVVDGWSTLRTEFESLESTITTLAGQGLSYGVHVVVTAARWAELRPALKDQLGTRIELRLGDPAESEMDRRRARHISPLPGRGLTRDGHELLIALPRLDGTADERGLAAALTRVGEVLHTQHTGAHAPRVRLLPRHVAGDDLVGLGGDRPATQVVLGIGDAELAPVAVDFAEQSDLVILGDAGCGKSTTLRALCDRLVRTNDPSAVQLLVVDYRREMLDAVGSGHLRGYAVSAGALETAVADLIRTLRERMPGPDITPRQLRERTWWTGPELYVVVDDYDLVAAGAGNPLTSLLDFVPHARDLGLHLVIARRSGGAARAMFDPVLSRLKELGCMGLMMSASPDEGVLLGPVRPRPLPPGRGTLLTRAGPEQLIQVALPCDVS from the coding sequence ATGGAGAAAACCGGCCGATCAGATGCTGGCACCGGTGAAGTGCTCATCGATGCCCCACCGGAGGTTCCGCGCGCGACACCGGTGCCCGTGGTGACGCGCGTGCTTCCCGTGGTGCTCGTGGTCGCCATGGTGGGAATGATGGTGGTGTACTTCCGGTCCGGTGTGGCCACCGGCCGTGGGCCCGCGGTCATGTTCTTCCCGGTGATGATGGCGATGTCGGTGCTCGCGACGCTGGCGTACAGCCTGCGGGGGAACGGCGGAAGCGCCGAACTCGAACGTGACCGGCGCGAATACCTGCGTTACCTCGACGGTCTCGACGTCCTCGCCGCCGAGACCGCATGCGCGCAGTGGCAGATGTTGCACGACACCTTCCCGGAGCCCGCGGTGCTGTGGATGCTCGTCGACAGTGACCGGCGTTGGGAACGCGACACCGGACATCGGCACTTCCTGGAGGTCCGCATCGGTATGGGGACGCGTCCCCTGCAGACCCGGCTCGTGGCACCGGAATCGACCGGCGGCGCCGAACGGGACCCGGTCACCGTCGAAGCGCTGGAAGCCCTGCTGCGCGCGCGATCGACGGTCGACGACGTCCCAGTCACCGTGCGACTCGGCGGCCACTACCGGTTGACCGGGCCGGACGAACAGGTCGGCGGCCTGGTGCGGGCGGTGCTGTGCCAATTGGCCACCTGGCACAGCCCCCGCGACGTCAAGATCGCCGCAGCCCTGCACGCCGACGACCGATGGGACTGGCTGAAGTGGCTGCCGCACCACACGAACGCGCCATACGACGGCGCCGCACACCTGGTGATCGTGGCCGACTCGCCGGTGAGCGATACGCTCCCCGACGGCGCCACGGTGCTCGGCCTGGGATCGGACGCCACGGACGCTTCGGCCACCCGCATCGACGTCGAGCACGACGAGGTGCGCATCGCAACCGTCAGCGCCCGGCCCGACACCATGACGACCGAGCAGGCACTGGCATGCGCGCGTCGCCTGGCACGATACCGAGCAGAGGCGGCATCGGCGCGGCGATCGGACTGGGCCAACCTGCTCGGTGTCGACGACATCTCACACCTCGACATCGAGCGAGTGTGGCAGAACCTGGATCCCCGACAGCGCCTGCGCGTTCCGATCGGTATCTCCGACCACGAAGTCCGCGTCGACCTGGACCTCAACGAGGCCGCGCGGGGCGGCAGCGGACCCCACGGCCTGTGCATAGGGGCCACCGGATCGGGAAAGTCCGAGTTCCTCCGTACCCTCGTGCTCGGCCTGATTACCACCCATTCACCCGATGCGCTCAACCTCGTGCTCGTCGACTTCAAGGGCGGCGCGACGTTCCTCGGCCTGGCGTCCGCACCACACATCAGCGCGCTGATCACCAACCTGTCGGACGAGGCGGCCATGGTGGCCCGGATGGCAGACGCGCTGGCCGGGGAGATGACGCGCAGGCAGGAACTGTTGCGTGCGGCCAACGTCGGCAGCGCCGCGGAGTACACACGCACGGACGGACGGCCACCCCTGCCGACATTGCTGGTGGTGGTCGACGAATTCTCCGAACTGCTCCATCAACAACCCGATTTCGCTGACCTGTTCGTCGCGATCGGCAGGCTCGGTCGCTCCCTCGGGATCCATCTGCTGCTGGCCAGCCAACGCCTCGACGAGGGCAGGCTGCGTGGCCTGGAATCGCACCTGTCCTACCGGATCTGTCTGAAGACCTTCTCGGCCGCCGAATCACGCGCCGTGCTCGGCGTCGCGGATGCCCACGATCTGCCGAACACACCGGGTGCGGCGTACCTGAAGACGCCGTCGGGCGAGATCACCCGATTCCAAACGGCTTTCGTGTCGGGACGGTATGACGTTGCGCCGGTGGACCGGCCCGATCACCGGGTGCGGCCGTTCACCGCGCGGCCACCCGCAGACCAGCTGTGCCGTTCCTCCACGCAGACCACGCTGGAGGCCACGGTGGCGCGGCTTCTCGGCCACGGCACACCCGCGCACCGTGTCTGGTTGTCACCCCTGCCTCGGGCGATACCGCTCAGCGACGTGCTCATGGCCGATCCCGAACCGCTCACGGCGGCGATCGGTCTGGTCGACCGCCCGTTCGAGCAGCGTCGCGACCGCCTGCTGGTCGATTTGTCCGGCGCGGCAGGCAACGTCGTGATCGTCGGCGGTCCGCAATCCGGGAAATCCACAGCCGCACGGACATTGATGGTGGCGCTGTCGGCCACCCACGACCCGGCCGATGTGCAGATGTACGGCCTGGACCTCGGTGGGGGCGCGCTCTGCGCGCTCACCGCGCTGCCGCACGTCGGTGCGGTCGCCGGGCGTCGCGACACCGACCTGGCACGACGCATCGTCACACAACTGCACGACGTGATCCGGGCGCGGGAGCGGACATTCGAGGTTCTGGGCGTGGACTCCATGGCCGACTACCGTGCGCGCCGCGCCGCGGGAGAGTGCCGTGACGATCCCTACGGTGACGTGTTCCTGGTGGTCGACGGATGGTCCACCCTGCGTACCGAGTTCGAGTCCCTCGAGAGCACCATCACGACACTGGCCGGCCAGGGACTGTCCTACGGTGTGCACGTCGTGGTGACCGCGGCGCGCTGGGCCGAACTACGCCCTGCACTCAAGGATCAACTCGGCACGCGCATCGAGTTGCGACTCGGCGACCCCGCGGAATCCGAGATGGACCGCCGACGGGCCCGCCACATCAGCCCTCTTCCCGGACGTGGCCTGACCCGCGACGGCCACGAACTGCTCATCGCGCTGCCGCGTCTGGACGGAACGGCCGACGAGCGCGGCCTGGCTGCGGCACTGACCCGCGTCGGCGAGGTCCTGCACACCCAGCACACGGGCGCGCACGCGCCGCGTGTTCGTCTGCTGCCGCGGCACGTAGCCGGTGACGATCTGGTGGGGCTTGGCGGTGACCGGCCTGCCACGCAGGTCGTGTTGGGCATCGGTGACGCCGAATTGGCTCCGGTGGCAGTCGACTTCGCCGAACAGTCCGATCTGGTCATCCTCGGTGACGCGGGATGCGGAAAGTCGACCACTCTGCGCGCACTGTGTGATCGCCTCGTCCGCACCAACGATCCCTCCGCGGTCCAGTTGCTCGTGGTCGACTACCGGCGGGAGATGCTCGACGCGGTCGGATCCGGTCATCTGCGCGGATACGCGGTGTCCGCCGGCGCACTGGAGACCGCGGTCGCCGACCTGATACGGACTCTTCGCGAGCGCATGCCCGGCCCCGACATCACACCGCGGCAACTGCGCGAGCGCACCTGGTGGACCGGCCCCGAACTCTATGTCGTGGTCGACGACTACGACCTGGTCGCGGCCGGAGCGGGCAATCCACTGACGTCTCTGCTCGACTTCGTGCCCCACGCACGCGATCTCGGGTTGCACCTCGTGATCGCCCGCCGCTCCGGGGGCGCTGCGCGCGCCATGTTCGATCCCGTCCTGTCGCGGCTCAAGGAACTGGGCTGCATGGGCCTGATGATGAGCGCATCCCCGGACGAAGGTGTGCTGCTGGGACCGGTGCGCCCGAGACCGCTACCACCGGGACGGGGGACCCTGCTCACCCGCGCCGGGCCCGAACAGTTGATCCAGGTGGCACTGCCGTGCGACGTGTCGTGA
- a CDS encoding type VII secretion-associated protein, whose amino-acid sequence MRRVVTVIEAGPVGVHRAGAESGPVPDELAQTALECIDDQFAIVDDHFVTVEDLWTRVLGTGHARDAVVVHPTWWTPNRVTRLRDIATTCGIGRVVSRAEALGADATGASWTVIEISTDLVSVTRDGGVPQSWTRGGHTEEAVVDAVCSAVGDTRDVILDVPDDVPGGRELARALTRRVRCRHASPVDVLQRAVTDTPAREPERRPRNVTVGVAAVAIMGMCTTLAAHERPTDTVTTGLVEGRVAVQIPRGWRVERVTDDAGSPRLQVFSLSGTDPVIHITQSPVGAGDVADTLRYALEQAPAGVFVDFDPDDRVADRPAITYREVRAHREVRWAVVVDGPVRIAIGCQGREFHAACSAAVASAHAAS is encoded by the coding sequence GTGCGACGTGTCGTGACGGTCATCGAGGCGGGCCCCGTCGGTGTGCACCGGGCCGGGGCTGAATCCGGGCCCGTACCTGACGAACTCGCGCAGACCGCCCTGGAGTGCATCGACGATCAGTTCGCAATCGTCGACGACCATTTCGTCACCGTGGAGGATCTGTGGACCCGTGTGCTGGGCACCGGCCACGCCCGGGATGCGGTGGTGGTCCACCCCACGTGGTGGACGCCCAACCGCGTGACGCGGCTTCGTGACATCGCGACCACATGCGGTATCGGCCGCGTGGTCTCACGGGCGGAGGCGCTCGGCGCCGACGCGACCGGCGCGTCGTGGACGGTGATCGAGATCAGCACCGATCTCGTGTCGGTGACGCGCGACGGCGGTGTGCCGCAGTCGTGGACCCGCGGCGGGCATACCGAAGAGGCCGTCGTTGACGCGGTCTGCAGCGCCGTCGGTGACACACGCGACGTGATCCTCGACGTGCCGGACGATGTGCCCGGCGGGCGTGAACTCGCCCGCGCACTCACCCGCCGTGTGCGGTGCCGCCATGCGTCACCGGTCGACGTGTTGCAGCGAGCGGTCACCGACACCCCTGCACGTGAGCCGGAGCGCAGGCCGCGCAACGTGACCGTCGGTGTGGCCGCGGTGGCGATCATGGGAATGTGTACGACGCTCGCCGCGCACGAGCGGCCGACCGACACCGTGACCACCGGACTGGTCGAGGGACGTGTGGCGGTGCAGATACCCCGGGGCTGGCGCGTCGAACGTGTCACCGACGACGCCGGATCGCCTCGGCTGCAGGTGTTCTCACTGTCAGGCACGGACCCGGTCATCCACATCACGCAGTCACCGGTCGGGGCAGGGGACGTCGCGGACACCCTTCGGTACGCGCTCGAGCAGGCGCCTGCCGGGGTGTTCGTCGACTTCGACCCCGACGATCGCGTCGCCGACCGGCCCGCCATCACGTACCGGGAGGTTCGTGCGCACCGTGAGGTCCGGTGGGCCGTAGTGGTCGACGGCCCCGTCCGCATCGCCATCGGCTGCCAGGGCCGGGAGTTCCATGCCGCGTGCTCCGCGGCCGTCGCATCCGCACACGCGGCCTCTTAG
- a CDS encoding WXG100 family type VII secretion target — protein sequence MSTPLGADFDVMTTVAGQIDVRNDDIRSMLQTFIGRMNTVPPTVWGGVAATRFRDVVERWNAESLTLHTTLQRIAETIRHNERTLREAADGHAQRLGGVGETL from the coding sequence ATGTCGACACCGCTGGGCGCCGATTTCGACGTGATGACCACTGTGGCAGGACAGATCGATGTGCGCAACGACGACATCCGGTCGATGCTGCAGACCTTCATCGGCCGCATGAACACCGTGCCGCCGACTGTGTGGGGTGGTGTCGCCGCGACCCGGTTCCGTGATGTCGTCGAGCGGTGGAACGCCGAATCGCTCACGCTGCACACCACGCTGCAACGCATCGCCGAGACCATCCGCCACAACGAACGCACGCTGCGCGAGGCCGCCGACGGTCACGCACAACGCCTCGGTGGCGTCGGCGAGACCCTCTGA
- a CDS encoding WXG100 family type VII secretion target: MSQLLSYDFGEIEYTVRQEIHATHNRFNAALEELRAQIAPLQQVWTREAAAAYQVEQARWNQAAAALNEILFSLGNAVRDGSDEVAATDRSAANAWGV; encoded by the coding sequence GTGAGCCAGTTGCTCTCATACGATTTCGGCGAGATCGAGTACACGGTCCGCCAAGAGATCCACGCCACGCACAACCGGTTCAACGCCGCGCTCGAGGAACTGCGGGCGCAGATCGCGCCGTTGCAGCAGGTCTGGACGCGTGAGGCCGCGGCGGCGTACCAGGTGGAGCAGGCCCGATGGAATCAGGCCGCCGCGGCGCTCAACGAGATCCTGTTCAGCCTCGGCAACGCGGTGCGTGACGGGTCCGACGAGGTGGCAGCCACCGACCGCAGCGCGGCCAACGCCTGGGGCGTCTGA
- a CDS encoding DEAD/DEAH box helicase yields MSAQKTFAELGLPAELVSTLAANGVTTPFPIQAATLPDSLNGRDVLGRGRTGSGKTYAFLLPLVARLATSGTPRDAGKPRAVILAPTRELVTQIEASLAPLAAATGLRTVNIFGGVGAGPQIAALRRGVDIVIACPGRLEDHVQSRHADLSSVEVTILDEADHMADLGFLPGVKRLLDRTPKHCQRLLFSATLDAGVDVLVKRYLHDPVVHSVDSAQSPVSAMVHHVLHVDNAARINVVADLAAAPGRTIVFARTKHGAKNLTRQLNSRGISAVELHGNLSQNARTRNLTAFSDGSATVMVATDIAARGIHVDDVSLVVHADPPVEHKAYLHRSGRTARAGNEGTVVTLMLDAQVHDVRNLTRKAGVKPTITRISGLDHPVLREIAPGERVFGEPIRTEPAATPSRPRSTQPRRSRPQGSGRPGRSGHGAQSEGAAAARGGAHRGGRGRRPRRSNESSAR; encoded by the coding sequence TTGTCTGCCCAGAAAACCTTTGCCGAGCTCGGCCTTCCCGCCGAGCTCGTGTCCACGCTTGCCGCGAACGGTGTGACCACACCGTTCCCGATCCAGGCCGCGACTCTTCCCGACTCGCTGAACGGCCGCGATGTGCTCGGCCGTGGCCGCACCGGATCCGGCAAGACCTATGCCTTCCTGCTGCCGCTGGTCGCCCGCTTGGCCACCAGTGGCACGCCCCGCGACGCCGGTAAGCCGCGCGCGGTCATCCTCGCGCCGACGCGTGAGTTGGTCACCCAGATCGAGGCCTCGCTGGCGCCGCTGGCGGCCGCGACCGGCCTGCGCACGGTGAACATCTTCGGCGGTGTGGGCGCCGGACCTCAGATCGCGGCCCTGCGCCGCGGTGTGGACATCGTCATCGCCTGCCCCGGCCGGCTCGAAGACCACGTGCAGTCCCGCCACGCCGATCTGTCGTCGGTGGAGGTCACGATCCTCGACGAGGCCGACCACATGGCCGACCTGGGCTTCCTGCCGGGCGTCAAGCGTCTGCTGGACCGCACGCCCAAGCACTGCCAGCGGTTGCTGTTCTCGGCCACGCTCGACGCGGGCGTCGACGTGCTGGTCAAGCGGTACCTGCACGATCCGGTGGTGCACAGCGTGGATTCCGCGCAGTCGCCCGTGTCGGCGATGGTGCACCACGTGCTGCACGTTGACAACGCCGCGCGCATCAACGTCGTGGCCGACCTGGCCGCGGCACCCGGCCGCACCATCGTGTTCGCGCGCACCAAACACGGCGCGAAAAACCTCACCCGCCAACTCAATTCGCGGGGCATCTCCGCGGTCGAGCTGCACGGGAACCTGTCGCAGAATGCGCGCACGCGCAACCTGACGGCGTTCTCGGACGGCTCCGCGACCGTGATGGTGGCCACCGACATCGCCGCGCGCGGCATCCACGTCGACGACGTGAGCCTCGTGGTGCACGCCGACCCGCCGGTCGAGCACAAGGCGTACCTGCACCGCTCGGGCCGCACCGCGCGTGCCGGCAACGAGGGCACCGTGGTGACGCTCATGCTCGACGCCCAGGTGCACGACGTGCGCAACCTGACCCGCAAGGCCGGCGTCAAGCCCACGATCACCCGGATCAGCGGCCTCGACCATCCGGTGCTGCGTGAAATCGCCCCGGGTGAGCGGGTTTTCGGTGAGCCCATTCGCACCGAGCCCGCCGCGACACCGAGCCGTCCGCGTTCGACGCAGCCCCGCCGCAGCCGCCCGCAGGGGTCGGGCCGCCCGGGACGTTCGGGCCACGGCGCTCAGTCCGAGGGCGCTGCCGCCGCACGTGGTGGTGCGCACCGGGGTGGCCGCGGCCGCAGGCCGCGCCGCTCCAACGAGTCGTCCGCGCGCTAG
- a CDS encoding helix-turn-helix domain-containing protein translates to MRNAGERVLTRLPAAKVRAIHDLFIEGQIDPDSLRSMSLPRVVVDSWRRSLEVGVDPDSGGRTAAAEAALAELRATHPLAPTLPLIRRLLVEDAVDSGVVVAITAADGTLLWVEGDRQACRKAEAMNFVPGSDWSERSAGTNAPGTALTLDREVQIRGTEHFSRIVHPWSCTAVPVHDPGTGVLLGAIDLTGGSRVASPQTLALVRATAVAVENHLALLRLTNPVTPVAPERPRLSVLGGDRPRWQTTGEDGRARSAVLTGRHADILVLLSRHPEGLSADHLAILLDDKDLDVVTIRAEMSRLRRVIGSNYIASRPYRLLSPICSDVADVFDALQSGDVAAALSAYTGALLPQSVSPAIGRLRTELTASLREAVLARAAVGRLDLLRRWLELPDGRDDRDGWRMLHDHADDPVTRAQALGHLAGLDSELA, encoded by the coding sequence ATGAGGAATGCAGGTGAACGGGTGCTGACCCGGCTGCCTGCCGCCAAGGTGCGTGCCATCCACGACCTCTTCATCGAGGGGCAGATCGACCCCGACTCCCTCAGATCGATGTCGCTGCCCCGAGTCGTCGTGGACAGTTGGCGACGCAGTCTCGAAGTGGGCGTCGACCCCGACAGCGGCGGCCGTACCGCCGCGGCCGAGGCCGCCCTGGCCGAGTTGCGTGCGACGCATCCGCTCGCCCCCACGCTGCCGCTGATCCGGCGCCTGCTGGTCGAGGACGCTGTCGACTCAGGTGTCGTCGTCGCGATCACGGCGGCCGACGGCACTCTGCTGTGGGTCGAGGGGGACCGGCAGGCGTGCCGCAAGGCCGAGGCGATGAACTTCGTGCCCGGCTCCGACTGGAGCGAACGCTCCGCGGGCACCAACGCACCCGGCACCGCGCTCACGCTGGACCGTGAGGTGCAGATCCGCGGAACCGAGCACTTCTCCCGCATCGTGCACCCGTGGAGTTGCACGGCCGTACCCGTCCACGACCCGGGGACCGGCGTGCTGCTGGGCGCCATCGACCTCACCGGCGGCTCCCGCGTCGCCTCACCCCAGACCCTCGCGCTGGTGCGCGCGACGGCCGTCGCCGTCGAGAACCATCTCGCGCTGCTGCGGTTGACCAACCCCGTCACCCCGGTCGCGCCGGAACGCCCCCGGCTGTCGGTGCTCGGCGGCGACCGGCCACGCTGGCAGACCACAGGTGAGGACGGACGTGCCCGCTCGGCCGTGCTGACCGGCAGGCACGCCGACATCCTGGTGCTGTTGAGCCGTCACCCGGAAGGACTGTCGGCCGACCATCTGGCGATCCTGCTCGACGACAAGGACCTCGACGTCGTGACGATCCGCGCCGAGATGTCCCGGCTGCGCCGCGTCATCGGGTCCAACTACATCGCGTCGCGGCCCTACCGGTTGTTGTCGCCGATCTGCAGCGACGTGGCCGACGTGTTCGACGCGTTGCAGTCCGGCGACGTCGCTGCCGCGTTGTCCGCCTATACCGGCGCGCTGCTGCCGCAGTCGGTGTCCCCGGCGATCGGGCGCCTGCGCACCGAACTGACCGCGAGCCTGCGCGAGGCGGTGCTGGCCCGCGCGGCCGTGGGCCGGCTGGACCTGCTGCGCCGCTGGCTGGAACTGCCCGATGGCCGTGACGACCGCGACGGGTGGCGCATGCTGCATGATCACGCCGACGACCCGGTCACCCGCGCGCAGGCCCTCGGGCACCTGGCGGGCCTGGATTCCGAACTCGCCTGA
- the adh gene encoding aldehyde dehydrogenase — MTVYARPGADGAKMSFQARYDNYIGGEWVAPVEGRYFENPTPVTGQVFCEVARSSEADIDKALDAAHAAAPAWGKTAPAERALILNRIADRMEENLESIALAESWDNGKPIRETLNADIPLAIDHFRYFAGVLRAQEGSLSQIDEDTVAYHFHEPLGVVGQIIPWNFPILMAVWKLAPALAAGNAVVLKPAEQTPVSVLYLFSLIGDLLPAGVVNIVNGFGVEAGKPLASSNRIAKIAFTGETTTGRLIMQYASQNLIPVTLELGGKSPNIFFNNVLAQADDYQDKALEGFTMFALNQGEVCTCPSRSLIQSDIFDEFLELAAIRTKAVRQGDPLDTETMIGAQASNDQLEKILSYIEIGKSEGAKLITGGERAQLGGDLNGGYYVAPTIFTGNNKMRIFQEEIFGPVVAVTSFSDYDDAISIANDTLYGLGAGVWSRDGNIAYRAGRDIKAGRVWTNCYHQYPAHAAFGGYKQSGIGRETHKMMLDHYQQTKNLLVSYSNKAQGFF; from the coding sequence ATGACTGTTTACGCACGTCCGGGCGCAGACGGCGCCAAGATGTCGTTCCAGGCCCGCTACGACAACTACATCGGCGGCGAGTGGGTCGCCCCGGTCGAGGGCCGCTACTTCGAGAATCCGACGCCGGTCACCGGTCAGGTGTTCTGCGAGGTGGCCCGCTCCAGCGAGGCCGACATCGACAAGGCTCTCGACGCCGCACACGCCGCGGCGCCCGCGTGGGGCAAGACCGCCCCGGCCGAGCGCGCGCTGATCCTCAACCGCATCGCCGATCGCATGGAGGAGAACCTCGAATCCATCGCGCTGGCCGAGTCGTGGGACAACGGCAAGCCGATCCGCGAGACGCTCAACGCCGACATCCCGCTGGCCATCGACCACTTCCGCTACTTCGCGGGTGTGCTGCGTGCCCAGGAAGGCTCGCTGAGCCAGATCGACGAGGACACCGTCGCCTACCACTTCCACGAGCCGCTGGGCGTGGTCGGGCAGATCATCCCGTGGAACTTCCCGATCCTCATGGCGGTGTGGAAGCTGGCCCCGGCCCTGGCTGCGGGCAACGCCGTCGTCCTCAAGCCCGCCGAGCAGACCCCTGTCTCGGTGCTCTACCTGTTCTCACTCATCGGCGACCTGCTGCCCGCCGGTGTGGTCAACATCGTCAACGGGTTCGGTGTGGAGGCCGGCAAGCCGCTGGCGTCGAGCAACCGCATCGCCAAGATCGCGTTCACCGGTGAGACCACCACGGGCCGGCTGATCATGCAGTACGCGTCGCAGAACCTGATCCCGGTGACCCTGGAACTCGGCGGCAAGAGCCCCAACATCTTCTTCAACAACGTGCTCGCGCAGGCCGACGACTACCAGGACAAGGCGCTGGAGGGCTTCACGATGTTCGCCCTCAACCAGGGTGAGGTGTGCACGTGCCCGTCGCGCTCGCTGATCCAGTCCGACATCTTCGACGAGTTCCTCGAGCTCGCCGCGATCCGCACCAAGGCCGTGCGCCAGGGCGATCCGCTGGACACCGAGACCATGATCGGTGCGCAGGCGTCCAACGATCAGCTGGAGAAGATCCTGTCCTACATCGAGATCGGCAAATCCGAAGGGGCCAAGCTGATCACGGGTGGGGAGCGTGCGCAGCTCGGCGGCGATCTCAACGGCGGCTACTACGTGGCGCCGACGATCTTCACGGGCAACAACAAGATGCGCATCTTCCAGGAGGAGATCTTCGGCCCGGTCGTGGCGGTCACGTCGTTCAGCGACTACGACGACGCCATCTCGATCGCCAACGACACGCTCTACGGTCTGGGTGCCGGTGTGTGGAGCCGCGACGGCAACATCGCCTACCGCGCGGGCCGCGACATCAAGGCCGGCCGGGTGTGGACCAACTGCTACCACCAGTACCCCGCGCACGCCGCGTTCGGTGGCTACAAGCAGTCCGGCATCGGGCGTGAGACCCACAAGATGATGCTCGACCACTACCAGCAGACCAAGAACCTGCTGGTTTCGTACAGCAACAAGGCCCAGGGATTCTTCTGA
- a CDS encoding GlcG/HbpS family heme-binding protein — protein sequence MGALSLSTAQKVVDAAIEKANEIGQPMNIAVVDDGGHLVAFARMDGAIKASIDISIRKARTSILMNLPTSALMDVAQPGGELYGLEQLSGGLVLFGGGLLLERDGAVIGAIGVSAGSVEQDVKVAEAGVAAL from the coding sequence ATGGGTGCCCTGTCGCTGTCCACGGCGCAGAAGGTGGTTGACGCCGCGATCGAGAAAGCGAACGAGATCGGTCAGCCGATGAACATCGCCGTCGTCGACGACGGCGGCCACCTGGTCGCGTTCGCCCGCATGGACGGCGCCATCAAGGCCAGCATCGACATCTCGATCCGCAAGGCGCGCACGTCGATCCTGATGAACCTGCCGACGAGTGCGCTCATGGACGTCGCGCAGCCCGGTGGCGAACTGTACGGGCTCGAACAACTGTCGGGCGGCCTGGTGCTGTTCGGTGGAGGCCTGCTGCTGGAACGTGACGGCGCGGTCATCGGCGCCATCGGCGTCAGCGCCGGAAGCGTCGAGCAGGACGTGAAGGTCGCCGAGGCCGGCGTCGCCGCACTCTGA
- a CDS encoding (2Fe-2S)-binding protein → MENRNLGALAALGEFFALPVAGGSWRPVDTLCGDAAILREYTSRMRAATATGFGIGVDDVPVRAAASSLHLSIVSRLLSPAVGAAACLSAVPSLTPDSVFWHDDSSHRPALGVSRVEWSPVPDAGSAAAEITATLVDGVLRLLNTAMQQAVSLPPQVMWGNIASAANGAVTVLAQNRPGAEGFGRALVRDMIAAEPLLGTAEVTDGRFRRRNCCLFYQVPGGGYCGDCVLVD, encoded by the coding sequence ATGGAGAATCGGAATCTGGGTGCGCTTGCGGCGTTGGGTGAGTTCTTCGCTCTGCCCGTCGCGGGTGGTTCGTGGCGACCCGTGGACACGTTGTGCGGCGACGCCGCGATCCTGCGCGAGTACACGTCGCGCATGCGTGCGGCGACCGCGACCGGGTTCGGCATCGGCGTCGACGATGTCCCGGTCAGGGCCGCGGCATCGTCGCTGCACCTGTCGATCGTGTCGCGCCTGCTCTCCCCCGCCGTCGGCGCGGCGGCGTGCCTGTCCGCTGTACCGTCGCTGACACCGGATTCGGTGTTCTGGCACGACGATTCGTCGCACCGGCCGGCGTTGGGCGTTTCCCGCGTCGAGTGGTCACCCGTGCCCGACGCGGGCTCGGCGGCCGCCGAGATCACCGCGACGCTGGTCGACGGCGTCCTACGTCTGCTGAACACGGCCATGCAGCAGGCGGTTTCGCTGCCACCGCAGGTGATGTGGGGCAACATCGCGTCGGCCGCCAACGGTGCGGTGACGGTGCTCGCCCAGAACCGACCCGGCGCCGAGGGTTTCGGCCGCGCACTCGTGCGAGACATGATCGCGGCCGAGCCGTTGCTCGGCACCGCCGAGGTCACCGACGGCCGGTTCCGCCGCCGGAACTGTTGCCTGTTCTATCAGGTGCCCGGCGGCGGATACTGCGGCGACTGTGTGCTCGTGGACTGA